The Blastocatellia bacterium genome includes the window GCCTGTCAATGTTTGCACCTGAGAAAAATTTGGTTAACCGTCGAACTGCTGAACGCGCCAGCGGTCAACCTCTATCAGAAGTTGGGATTTGTCCCCATTTACGAACAAGGCGTGCTCAGCTCTGAGCTCATCATGGAGCGAGAGGTCAGTTGTCAGGTATGCCGACAGCAGCAATGTCCCGTATTCGAGGCGCACATTCCGCTGCGGATCGAACTTTGACTTTATCGCGGCGGGTTCAGTCAAGGAGTCACGGGCAATGAAACAATCGTCCTATGAATCACTCGCTCATCAATCGTCCATGCTCAGGAGCGCGGCCCATGAATAGTCAGCACAGGGCATGAGGCCAACCTCACGACGCGCTCAGCTACCGAACCAAACACCAGATGCCGCCAGCCCGTCAACCCGTGTGTGGCAATGACAATCAGATCGGCCTGCTCTTCCTGAGCCACGCGAAGAATCTCCCCTGCCACATCACCATGACGGACGATGGTCTGCACGGTCACTTCAGGCGGAATATACTTCGCCTTCGCTTCATTCAGCTTGCGTTCGGCATCCGCGTGCAACGCTCGCTCATATTCGGGGACTTCAAAAGCGAAGTTCGGGTCTGGCGGCAGCGGCGGCATCACCGGCACCACGTGCACCAAACAAAGCTGCGCGCCAAAATGCACCGCCACCTCAACCGCTCGCTTCAGGCCTTCGTAGGAAGGTTCACTAAAATCGGTTGGGCAAACAATTTTCTTGAAAGGAATCATCCGGACACCTCCAATGTTGATATTCACGCCTCATGAAACAAACAGGCTCATAACCGGTGTGCCGCACGTGCACAGCGGCAGGATTGGCCGATTATTTTTGAGCCAACGGATGCTAAACAATTCACAATCGGTGGTCAATAGCCAGTCTCACCGAGTCTGCTCACCCGGCCTTGGCCAAATAGCCCATGCCGAAACTGGCCACATCGTTCGTGTGGACGATTGCGACTGAACGCAAGGTTGAACCAGGCTTATCGAGCCAGAAACCCAATAACGCCTGCCAGTGTTGTGGTGGCGATTGGAACGCAGAGTTGAACCAGGCTTATCGAGCCAGAAACGCCACGCCCAAACCAGCCAAGATAATCAATGCAATTCCCGGTGCCATCGCTCGACGAAGCGTCGCAGCGCCGGCGGCCGTGACAAGACCACTTTTGACAATCGTATTCGACATCGTCGCTAACACAATAGCTTGAGCGGCCGTGAGCACGCTCAGGCCGGTTGGCTGGCGGCTCAAC containing:
- a CDS encoding universal stress protein, producing the protein MIPFKKIVCPTDFSEPSYEGLKRAVEVAVHFGAQLCLVHVVPVMPPLPPDPNFAFEVPEYERALHADAERKLNEAKAKYIPPEVTVQTIVRHGDVAGEILRVAQEEQADLIVIATHGLTGWRHLVFGSVAERVVRLASCPVLTIHGPRS